The DNA sequence CAAAACCCTTCATTATGGTTTTTCAAGAGAGACGGCGTTTCCTTGAAAACTTCACATGTATTATGTATATACCTTACGCTCATTAATCATCTCCGTGccattatttgttttatttcctttattatatttaactgttttttttttttttaaaaatacaggaaAAAAATTTGTATCCCTAACATTTCAAAGCAGCTTGCCGAGCCTTGCTCTCCTGGAACATACACAGTCATAGAGGGCGGCCCAGCCGGAGACTGAGTCATTACAGCTACCTGAGGCTTTTCGAATTTCGTTAACACGTTGTCGTTTTCCTTTTCATAGCCGATGGGCGATGAGAAATCCGCGATCGTGATGGCCACTAGGGACCGGGAGAGGGATCGAGAGCTTCTCATCCCAGTCGCCGACTCCGTACACGATGATGTCGCCCCTAAACCTTCTTCGTCTTCCTCCTCGTCGCATCATTCGGGACGTGAGGTAAATAAGTATATTCGCTCTCTTTTTGCCTTGTTTTGTGGGCTTTTGCATTTCTGGTACCTTTCTTCAGTAATTTCTGATTGATCGCGCCGTTCTGACTGCAGATTAGAGCTTGATACGGTTTAAAATTGATGAGTTGTTTGTATTCTGTATAAGATTTGATTCAACTGAGTAGCTTTTTGAGGAATTGACGTTCCATTTTCAACTGCTTGCACTGAAATTGATTTAGAAAATGACCTTAATTATTTGGCTTCTAAGCTGTTTAAAGTTGAATGCAATTTGAGATATTATATGAATTCTTAAATCCTTTGAATAAAAAATGTTTGTGGTGGCTACTGAAACTGTATTCCACTGAGTTTCGATAAATTACATTATGTATTGTTTTTTTGCTGAAAGTTTGAAACTCCTTGAGCAGAAGATTTATTATTTTGTGAAATTGGAAAGAAGTAGCTTTCATGTGTATGTCTTCTTTGATTCCCTGTTCTGTCTCTTGTTATCTGACATTTGCTGCGTGCCATTTTTTCTGTGTAGACATTTTGCAAAGTTGTTAGGAGCTGGGCTTCAAAAAAGTTCATGACTGGATGGTGCGGATTTCATTCTTACCTCTGCTTACACATGCACACACGCATATTCTGTATCTTCCTTGTGATCTTTTATACACTTAAAGGTTTAAATGTATTTACAGATTAAGTCAAGTATCAAATAGTTGATGTAATATCTCCTTTCAAAGAGGTGGTTGCATACACACACTGCTTAATTGTTTTCCTGGaaaaattttctttccattgaatgCCATCATGATAAATTGCATGGATAAAGGACTTTACTGATTATTAATTTATGTTCTTTCCCCATGCCCCACCCAAAACACTTCTTAATTATCTCTTGGTCATGTTGCTTTTTTCTTAACCTTCCTACATTTTAAGGGTCATCCATATCTCCACTGAGGAAGGAAACCCTAATGTAAGGGGTTTATAGAACTCATGTAGATCAACCAGGATGTCTTTATGGCTTTCATTTTTAGTGATGGGCTTTGGACTCTTAGATCCTTGGGCATATTTACTTGCATATCCTTTCTTTCCTCTAAAATGTGTAATGCCGATAGTTGAAATTTGTATACAGTTGTGCTTATTGTGCTCAATGCTGTTATTAATGCTGCTTacttatgtattttattttttgcagtGTAATTCTATTTCCCATTGCTGTCACTTTCTATGTAACATGGTGGTTTATTCATTTTGTTGATGGATTTTTCTCCCCAATCTATGCCCAACTTGGAATCAATATATTTGGTAAGCATTCTTTTCCCTTAGGAACTCAAAGCTTGCTCTCCTTGTTGGTAAATGGATATTTATGAATAAAAGAAATCTTTTATAGACTCTGAGGCAACATTTTAGGTTCACTAGTCTTGTAGAGTGCAAAGTCCACAGGTAAAGTCATTTTTCTTTATGTTAGAATGAGATTTTGTTTTCGTGATTATTGACCACTTTAGCTTCTTCAGTATTTGTGGAacacatttttttttcaatgctATGATTTATGTATAATGCTTtatattcaaattcaaattctaAACCACTGTGAATATTGTGATTCTGTCTATGAGATAAATTCTAAatgcatgatgcatgaattTATGAACAAGTAACAACTCCGTGATTTTCTTATTTGGATAACTAAACTTATCATATGTGGTATAAGTTAAGTCTCTATTAAGATGTAATATAATCTTAGGTTTTTCTCAGTTTTTGTGTTGTGTTGTGGCCTAGAATGATGAATAAAGTTGGTTAGTATATCATCATATTGACTATTTGGCttgtttctatgtgtttattgATTAGGTCTTGGATTCATAACTTCCATAACATTCATTTTCTTGGTTGGGGTATTCATGTCATCCTGGTTGGGAGCATCTGTCTTGGGTCTTGGGGAGTGGTTTATCAAACGGATGCCGTTTGTTCGTCATATCTATAATGCTTCGAAGCAGATTAGTGCTGCCATATCACCAGGTGCATTATTTGCTAGTTCCTTGTTGTTACATTGAACATCGATGGATAACTGCAACTCACATTTCATCTCTTTCTCACTCAGATCAAAACACACAGGCATTCAAGGAAGTGGCCATCATTAGACATCCACGTATTGGTGAATATGCATTTGGGTTCATAACTTCAACTGTCATCCTCCAGGTGTGAAAATGGTTTTTCTGTAGTGTAATATCACCATGACACTGCACCTATTTCATGCAGATTTTGCAGCAGTCTTGGGGAATAATTAACTAGGAAATTTGGAAATAAAATGATATGTTAGGATTGGGTATCAATGTGTCAGATTGTTAAAAGATTATGACACTATGTGGCTGGTATATGTAAAGAGAAATTTGGATGTTCCAGGAAGTTCCTGCGCACATGCATATGCATTCTATTTGTCTTTGCCTTGAAAGACTGGAAggaaatgcaaaagaaatttcTCTTTCAAACATCCTTTGACATCAGAATTGCAAATCTCTACAATAACATTTATTCTTTATTTCACATATCATTTCAGGCCATGGTTCTTTACTTAGATATTGTTAACTCTTTGTATTAGTGTCTAAAGGATTTTGAGAGAGAGATATATTTTGATATTAGAGTGTAGACAGAATAAGAGTGAATTCTCCATCCAATTTCTTGTTCTTTacttctttttaaaataatcaagTGTCAGTGTTATAGAAATAAGTGGAGAATCTCATATTCTGCCTAATTCTAGATATGGATTTTTAACAGATAGTGTAATGCATTCTGTATTATGGTAGTGATGATGATGTTTACATTTTCCAGGTGTCCAAATGTATCCTTGTAAACCCTTTACATTCTAAGACATGTCATTggtgtattaaaaataaaatttacctgTTGCACACACTTGatacttattcaagcatattaGTTGCACCTTCATGGGTTACTTGTGTTCTACTTATTGGATAGTTTTGGAGAATTCTTTTTCTGAACTCATGCATCCTTAAAATTTGTCATCATGCTCGTATTTGTCTGTTCATGTGCAACATGGACCTTTAAATGTGGTTAGGGTGTTGCTTTCAAGCTAGGGATAGGCAGAAAAAAGGCTTGTTCCAAACTAGCATGGCGGTAAGGGGTCTTTTCTTTTGAGAACTTTACAAGAAATATGCCCAAAATTGGATGGATTATAGCAAAATATTCACAAAGGTTACACTAGCTAATTTGATTAAGGCTTAATTAGAGGTGAATTCAATTTTCTTCAAGGTTTGGGACTCTGCTTGTTGCTCCCTTGATAACATATGCTAATTTGATGTGTTTGTGGTCTTCTTATAGAGGCCATAGGTGTTGTGTTAGGGTTTTGGGAAATGGATCTAGTTATGGGCGAGTGGGTGGAGTTGAGGGATTAATGGATGATGGAGAGGGAATGTTTTTCTTCTTTCGACCTATGGTGACTATAACACAAGCTCATTAAGAGAGAACTTGAAAATTTCTTCAGTTAAAGTACTTGACAACTTTTGGCAAATTAATCATGTCTCCTTTATTAACTCAACTAAACTTAAATACAAAGAGGGAAGGAAATTTCTTGAGTTAAAGTACTCAACAACTTTTGGCAAATTAATCATGTCTCTTTTATTAACTCAACTGAACTTAAATACAAAGAGGGAAGGGGTAACCTCTTcctataaataaggaaagttatTAGCATGATCAGAACATGGAGGATCACCCTCCTACAATTAAGGCAAGtggaagaaaagaaagcaaaacacCAACAACACCACTAATAGCACTATTAACACTAACAACATTATTAGTACATAGGAGACAACATTACTAGCAAGTAGGACATTATGGGCATATGGTGCTCGTTTTCCTCAACTACATCTCTTGTAAATCTGTATAGGATTGCCAACATGCTGCCACATGAGATTGTGGCCAAAGATGCCATGAAGTCTTCCATGTTGATTATCATGTACAAGTCCTGTGAATTACAATTGGAAGCTGCTTTTAGGTCATCCCGAATCTCTGCTTCTAGTGCTGACTGTCTTAGGTCAATGCTACCCTGAATGGTGACTAATGATCAATCCTAATTTCTATCATTTTCTGAAAATATTTATGTGCCTGTCTTTGGAGCACTTtggaatattaatttttttttttttaaaaaaaaaaaaattctgaaagCTGAATAGCTTTGTCTCACCTTTGCTTTATTTGGGTGaagagagaagaggaagaatttATGCAATGAGTCGGCAAGTCTCTGAAAGGGTAACATTTGCGATGTTCATTTATCTTTTATCATTTCTGTCTGGCCAAGTACCATATTTTCATTGTATGGCCTGGTCAGTGCAGTTATTCTTCCATTGATTATTCATGTTGGAAGACATTGAATCTCTAAAAGGTTCCTGAATATGtatgtataaatataaatttttggcCTTTGCTTGCCGTGTGATCATACTTTCAGAATGAGGGTGTCATTCATTGCACTGAAACTTAATTTAGGAGGTAATATTGTGTGACAGGGTGATGTTTGCTCATCTGAATGTAGCATTATGCTTGAATGTCTATTCATGTTTTTTGGCTTTCTTCAACCTTTGAGTGCAGAACTATTCAGGGGAAGAGGAGCTATGCTGTGTCTATGTTCCTACAAATCATCTGTATATTGGTGATATATTCCTAGTGAACGCCAAAGATGTTATTAGGCCCAGTCTCTCAGTTCGGGAAGGCATTGGTAAGGCTTCAACTTCTTTAtctttttgttttataaaattgttattcTCAGCCTTGCACCTGTGACTAGGACTGTTCTCAAAACTTTGCCTTCATTAAGGTATCAGAAACCGTTCTGTTGTTTGTGGCATGAAACAACCTCTTGAAGTTGTGGTCCTTGGAGGATAATTAGTGTATATCTGTTTATTTCTCTGTGCCGAAGTattgaagagagagagagatctaAATCATTTTTCCCATTAATGCCTATTTTACAGTCAAATTCAAGGTGTCTAATTTGTTCTTTTATTACAGAAATTGTAGTGTCTGGGGGGATGTCAATGCCTCAGGTCCTTTCAACATTGGATTCAAGCATTCCATTGGATAGAAGTATATCTGACAGAAGCTGAGTTGAAGACGATAGCTTGAATTGGTTTCAGATTAAGTCATCAGAACACCCACAATACAATCATTGAAATGGCTGCAAGGAGATGGTGTGCGTAGTTCTGGATCGGAGTTCTGATCAAGATTTTGATGGTCGATAGGATCAAATTCTGGTGGCTTATGTAACATTGGTTATTGTTTAGAATGTAGGTTTAGAGTTTGGATGGAAATATAGCCTGGTGGATAATACGTGCAGATAGGCTTGTTGGCTTTGGGTCCCTATTTTCCCAGTTAGAAGTTGGCACTGAATTTGTACTTCATGAGCCACTCCAATAGTCAAAGTTTGCCTTTGTAGATAAGATTTCATATTCATGTTCAATGTCCCCTTCTTCTCATTATGATATTTGTCTAAATTTTCAAGTGTGAAATGTGGCATTAAAACATGTTTAAGTAAAACATTGTCAAAAGAATCCGAGTGAAAGATATTCCATATTTATAGAAATGTGAGTTGGAGCCTTgcaagttaatttatatatgctCTCTTTGTTTTTTAATCCAtcgatgaattttttttttatacaaattaaagagaataataaatatattaaattgtaATAAAAGTAAACATAAAAGgtgttatttttaattaaaatatctatatataaaaacttaattaatgtcttaaaaacattttatgagagaaaatatttaataagatattaaattataaatatcacttatttaaaaaaaaaattgagacaaAAATTGTAGACTTAACTGCATCAAAATTGAACgattaaaaaaaactaaaggGATTATACGATGACTTTAATACTGAAGTCTGGACCTTTAATTTTACCTCGAATGGCCCTGGGTCACTGGACGTCCAGTCTGGACCTTCCATTTGACTACCGAGCCACGATCATCATGATGCGGAAGTAGTTCTCACGTGTGTAATATGCACTCACACGTACTACCGTAGAATCCGAAGTTTAACCCTCGCGAAAAACAACCAAAACCCTAGCAAGCCGACTCGCCTCTCTTTATAAGCAGCCGCGCTAGTGCTGGAAATCACTTCCAAAAATCGATTCACTCTCTTTTTCTATTGTTCTCGTCTTTGTAGATGTAAattctttgttttgaagtttgtTTTTCTGCTTTGTTTCGCTTAGAAGATGAATGGGGGACGGTGACGATTTCAGCATGAAAGGTCTCGTTCGTCGTAATTGGCCAACAGGCCTTGACGACCATCCTGCTATATCACCACCCATATTCCGAGTCCCCCTTCTTcaatctcaattttttttttcttttttcttaatatGATTGAGAATCGGCCGATGATCGAACAACATTTAAAGACAAGCATATGTCTGAAATTATCAATGTTGATCAATCTAATCTTCTTTCTGAGgcctatattttttttaagctTAGTACTGAAAAGTAGTCgtgtttcttctttgcttctCCAGTGATGAAAGAAATGGTATATTTTGTCACATATGATAAATCTGTGATTACTTGCATACCACTACTGCCTTCCTTCTGAGGCTTATTAATCTCTTgctttttatttcttatttgtttgtttttttttaaattacctcATTATTAAATTGTAGAAAATGGGTCATATGATGATCGTAAGCATAGTTCAACTGATAATCTTTGTGATtaagaaacttttgtctttcgCTCCTATCTGATGATCCATTTATGTGAAATAAATTTTCTTGTTGCCACATTCAGGATCTCAATTTGGGTGTTTCAATTATACGAACTAAGTGGGGTTTTGAATGACCTAGACATTTGTTTTTCCTGGCTTACTTGCCTTTCTCTTTTCTTGGTGGTTGATTGTTGAGGGAAACGGGAATAAAACTAGCTTGTTTGAGATTTCGGTGGCCTTCAATTATCAAATTTGTATGAATTATTTCAAACAGGCGCTTATCCTCTCTCCTGGGCTTGCTGCCAGCCCTTGAAAATGGCAAGTTGACTGTATGTTTGCCTGGTGCTGATCTCAGATTTGTACCCTTCAGCTCTGGAATCAGATGAGGTCGAACGTTCTGATGTTTGTTGATAGTGGGTTATGCATTGGCAATTCTTATCCacaatattttaaaatctaataaaaatgTATTTTGTAGTTTGggaaataaatttcttaatttttattaatgaacATCAATTGATTTATTAGAATTTTAGTCATAAATGTTAAAATTAGAAATTcaggattaaataatataattattaagaataattaaaaaattttataaattaagggATCTTTTAGTtggatttttaataataaatgataataagtaaattgaataaaatggtAAGAATCTATTTTTGGTGTATTTTCCGATTTAGATATTAGTATTTATATGATTTTGCATTATTCTTGTGTAGTAGGTTACCTTTGTAcggtaaataatttatataaattttttcttaaaaaaatatgtaattttttaaaaaaattattatttactttttaaagtattcagaaatttattaattaattttaataaaaaaaatttaattaattttttaattttaaaaaatatattttaaacttcttaaaaattttattaattaatttttttactaattttaatttttaaatattataaaaaaatttaaaatatttttgatataaaaaaattaattattaaattttttaaaaatttaagtgattaaatattaaaatatttaaagattaaataaaaaaattttaaaaatatttaatatctatttaaaataaactttctatttttttattgaaagataaaatttatgTGAATTGCAATTATCAGATTTAAATCAAAACCCCTCAGCATTTCGAAATTGGAATATTATTGCTAGTGGTGGTATGGCCCATTGTGCTTCAACTTGTGCTATTATTTGACAATTGATATTTCCTATGCGTTTGTTAAAATTTTGAACTAAtgagataaaaataattatttaattataattaaataattaaattaattttgtttttgaTGTAGTAATTTTatcagaattttatttttcttttcacaaattttgataattttaattttaggaaataatcaaaattattttagaagtaacatcaaaaatagtttaataacatataaaatttgaaatattttattattaatagtaTAGTAACATTTTATAGCCTGTATTAATTATACaccattttaataatatttgaggttttataaaaaattttaattaatatcacgTAATTTTCTAATTACAGTTTTGTAGCCActtcaattataattaaatatttcagttgaagctgcattcatttttttttttcctaaagtttaattcatttacttcaaaataataataaaaacaatttgAGACTTTTTAAATAAAGATACAATACtatagtttatatttttttacaataatatattatgtttagtaattttattagtaatatataattattatcatagtattttatgaaaattactAAATTGACATAACAAAATTTGTAAATTACAATTGattttaacatattaaaatttagattgtgttgattaagaatttaaaagtaaaaaatagccAATTAGTtcgatttgaaaaaattatattttaatttttaaattatattaaaattaatagatatttcttaatatttttaaaattcaactgtttaattttataattttgtctatcaatttaaatgttattgaattttagttttttattaattaattatatgataaattattaaaatgcctttaaaaatatactacttttttaatataaatattttaatttctgtatttttttgtattttatcaAGCTTAAAATATaccttatttttaaatatagatGGAAAGACTCCTTTAATTTTTCAGAGTTATAATGCAAACAAAGACAAAAGACATGGAATCCAATTGAAATTATTAAGTTTAGAAATAAAGAGactttcatattaaaattattttaaccttcttcaaaaaaagaaaagtaatttTAACTAAATGTTGACTGTGTAAGCAGTCATGGAATCCAATTGCCAGCTCGACCAAGtgcaagaaaaagaaatgaaagTTGCACTTTGCACATTTTAAATAACAACAATAattcatttattataaataagtacaataataaagtatatattgatatattattatatttttacatcaatcatattaattaaaattaaaagaaaaatactgaatatagattaattttattattcatgttGATGGAGTATGCtagaatttttaaaacatttcattatatATTGTCTCTTTGTAGATCAAAAAATAGATGAACTTGAGTATTATGTCTATTTTTGTAGAACCAATCTGCACTtctttcaataattttattcaataaataaaataacacaATATAAATCtagatttcttaaaataagAGTGAAAGGGAAGAGAAGAGGGCAGtgaaagaaaaaggaggagAGAAAGGGAAGGTAGAAGGAAGGCTCGTTTCTTGGCAAATATCCACGATGgtttttgctttttcttttttcttttttgttttaatatttgGTTCGTTTTGTTTTTGAGCTACTTCTATGGACGGATTTTGGCATGAAAATCTTGTACAATTTCTTAAATTGGCTCCTTAATTATTAGACTGAAAACTGCTGATTGATAGCAATGAGTGCGAAGTTTGGCCGGATCAGAATGGGTAATGGGTTTGGTGTTGACGATAATTGCTGGGATGCTTTGCATGCTTTTGGTcttgttatgattttattttcttagcACGAAAATGGTGTTTCGACTTCTGTTGTTGCTGATTTCCCTTTGATGTTGTGTTTCTGGTCATGGTTATTTCTTATTTTGCATCGTTTTGAATTTTGTTGATGTCTATCTTTTTCCGGCGTTATTGTCGGTTTGGCAATGGCGAGGGCTTCTATTATGCACTCCTCATTTTGGCTTGGGTTGGATTTTAGAGTGGCTTTGCACTCTTTTATGTTGTAGTCCATTAAACCTTTTAATGCAATACCATTGGttgcatgaaaaataaaaaatttctattttttcttatttttttatttaaaaaactataataataataaagtttaattaaaataccatcaatttatttatttatttgtctttttagctcaatttaaaataaaaataaaaattaacataaaaatctgataactattcaaatattttaatataaaaatattttttaaaaaataaaatccttGCAAATATAATactagttttattattataaactttcgaaactaaattgtaatttatttaaaaagtataatttgatttataactgtatgtatatttaatttatcaattttaaaatttaaatatctaaattattatttgttaGGGCTAAATTGGATTTTATCCTTTTGGGAGGCacaaaagaaatttatttttagttttttttttttttaaaagtaaagaaAAGAACAGCAGAAATTCatctttttataaaatcaatgaGATGCCCAAGTCAGACCTTCTGCCAAATCGGTCATCAATACTCAGCAGGACATGGGATCCTAAAGCTCTCTCCTTTTCTCTCTCTCGCTCTCCCTCCCCCGCTGCCTGATAAGATGCTGAAGCTATGGAAATGGTACCAGCACTGCCTATCTTCTCATCCAGTCAAGACTCAGATCATCAGCTCTGGAATTCTCTGGGGCATTGGTGATATTGGTGCTCAATACATAACTCACTCAACAGCACTCAGACGCCTTAACAATTCTGTAAGCTCACCACCTTCTGCTATAAGTACCTTCTGTACATTGTTTTGTGTATTGGGTATCCTTGATTTTCTCGATTTAATTGAAACTCTTTGCGTTATGTATTTTTCCTCCTATCTTTTTCAATGGGCTGCTTGAAAATTGAAACCAGGTAGTTTGAAGATATTCCTGTGAGAGTTTGGAccaattttattgttttttaatttcCGTTGTTCATTTAGATGTGCTTTCTATCTATTTATATCTTTTTAAGTGCTACT is a window from the Manihot esculenta cultivar AM560-2 chromosome 16, M.esculenta_v8, whole genome shotgun sequence genome containing:
- the LOC110603732 gene encoding protein LIKE COV 1 isoform X1; amino-acid sequence: MGDEKSAIVMATRDRERDRELLIPVADSVHDDVAPKPSSSSSSSHHSGRETFCKVVRSWASKKFMTGCVILFPIAVTFYVTWWFIHFVDGFFSPIYAQLGINIFGLGFITSITFIFLVGVFMSSWLGASVLGLGEWFIKRMPFVRHIYNASKQISAAISPDQNTQAFKEVAIIRHPRIGEYAFGFITSTVILQNYSGEEELCCVYVPTNHLYIGDIFLVNAKDVIRPSLSVREGIEIVVSGGMSMPQVLSTLDSSIPLDRSISDRS
- the LOC110603732 gene encoding protein CONTINUOUS VASCULAR RING 1 isoform X2; the encoded protein is MMSPLNLLRLPPRRIIRDVSVILFPIAVTFYVTWWFIHFVDGFFSPIYAQLGINIFGLGFITSITFIFLVGVFMSSWLGASVLGLGEWFIKRMPFVRHIYNASKQISAAISPDQNTQAFKEVAIIRHPRIGEYAFGFITSTVILQNYSGEEELCCVYVPTNHLYIGDIFLVNAKDVIRPSLSVREGIEIVVSGGMSMPQVLSTLDSSIPLDRSISDRS